One Mycobacteroides abscessus ATCC 19977 genomic window carries:
- a CDS encoding DUF7159 family protein, which produces MDVVLGVSMTPTTARLVLVEGAGADGRIVDTDTIVVSEGEGTTSEQVLSAIVGTRDGMLDGGHNLVSTGVVWSDHAEAAELRDSLASRGIDGVEFFSALHAGGALAKAASSVTGYDKSALLVIEPQTATLAVVDSADGSIVGLASEPLITGVTSGVLANLVNPLKGKENAPDGVFLLGLGTDVSDLAESLGDAIALPVNSPDQPELALARGAALASAQEPDFEASTALLGQAYSLEGPTGTGFAHPDAVTESAGEANTELREFEDFDDQPAERKPFLLVGAPLLLVFGICSIALAVSLTVTVRSTVDQGPSSPDRGVVQNPLPAEAPKQAAPPPSPVEAPAPAVSPAPVQQVVAPAPQHNPAPAPKQVAPAPVQAAPQAPAPAPEAPAPAAPAPVPEEQPAPVAPPPAVVPVPIPLFPPVWEPPRRQENPWWPDRDRPRYTPPAQTQQPPIISIPGLPPIGGGDSDRGSHGGSRGGSGRGGWGDDGDSRGGSDSGSRGGWGDNGGSRGGWGDSGSSRGGSDSGSRGGWGGNSGSHGGGSGGGSNSGFPWPFGGR; this is translated from the coding sequence GTGGACGTCGTGCTGGGTGTCTCGATGACACCGACGACTGCCCGCCTGGTGCTGGTCGAGGGAGCGGGCGCGGACGGCAGGATCGTCGACACCGACACCATCGTTGTTTCCGAGGGTGAGGGAACAACTTCCGAACAGGTGCTCTCGGCGATCGTGGGTACCCGCGACGGAATGCTCGACGGTGGCCACAATCTGGTGTCCACCGGTGTGGTGTGGAGCGACCACGCCGAGGCCGCCGAACTGCGTGACTCCCTGGCAAGCCGCGGGATCGACGGCGTCGAATTTTTCTCGGCGCTGCATGCCGGAGGAGCCCTGGCCAAGGCCGCCAGCAGTGTCACCGGATATGACAAGTCGGCGCTGTTGGTGATCGAGCCGCAGACCGCGACGCTGGCGGTGGTCGATTCCGCCGACGGTTCGATAGTCGGCCTGGCCAGTGAGCCGCTGATCACGGGAGTCACCTCGGGGGTGTTGGCCAATCTGGTCAATCCGCTCAAGGGCAAGGAAAACGCCCCCGACGGCGTGTTTCTGTTGGGGCTGGGCACCGACGTTTCCGATCTGGCCGAGTCGCTGGGTGATGCGATCGCGCTGCCAGTGAATTCCCCGGACCAGCCCGAGCTGGCATTGGCCCGCGGTGCCGCGCTGGCCTCGGCGCAGGAACCCGATTTCGAAGCCAGCACCGCGCTGCTGGGACAGGCCTACTCGCTGGAGGGACCCACCGGAACGGGGTTTGCGCACCCCGATGCGGTTACCGAAAGCGCCGGGGAAGCCAACACAGAGCTCCGTGAATTCGAGGATTTCGATGACCAGCCGGCCGAACGTAAGCCGTTCTTGCTGGTCGGTGCGCCGCTGCTGCTGGTTTTCGGTATCTGCTCGATAGCGCTTGCCGTTTCGCTGACGGTGACGGTGCGCTCCACGGTGGATCAAGGGCCATCGTCGCCGGACCGCGGCGTGGTGCAGAATCCGTTACCGGCCGAGGCGCCCAAACAAGCCGCGCCGCCGCCGTCCCCGGTAGAGGCACCGGCGCCCGCGGTCTCGCCCGCCCCGGTGCAGCAGGTGGTGGCACCGGCACCGCAGCACAATCCCGCACCGGCGCCCAAGCAGGTGGCCCCCGCGCCAGTCCAGGCCGCCCCACAGGCGCCGGCCCCCGCACCGGAGGCGCCGGCACCGGCCGCGCCGGCTCCCGTACCCGAAGAACAGCCCGCGCCGGTGGCACCCCCGCCTGCCGTGGTGCCGGTACCGATCCCGTTGTTCCCTCCGGTATGGGAGCCGCCGCGCCGCCAGGAGAATCCGTGGTGGCCGGACCGCGACCGTCCGAGGTACACGCCGCCCGCCCAAACACAGCAGCCGCCGATCATCTCCATTCCTGGTCTGCCGCCGATCGGTGGTGGTGACTCCGATCGCGGGTCCCACGGCGGCTCACGCGGTGGCTCGGGTCGTGGTGGCTGGGGCGACGACGGAGATTCCCGTGGTGGCTCCGACAGCGGCTCGCGGGGTGGCTGGGGCGACAACGGCGGTTCCCGCGGCGGCTGGGGTGACAGCGGAAGTTCCCGTGGTGGCTCCGACAGTGGCTCGCGGGGTGGTTGGGGCGGCAATAGCGGCTCGCACGGCGGCGGATCCGGCGGCGGCTCGAACTCGGGATTCCCCTGGCCGTTTGGCGGGCGTTAA
- the dcd gene encoding dCTP deaminase → MLLSDRDIRAELDAGRLGIEPLDAALIQPSSIDVRLDSLFRVFNNTRYTHIDPKERQDELTSLVEPAEGEPFVLHPGEFVLGSTLEVCSLPDDLAGRLEGKSSLGRLGLLTHSTAGFIDPGFSGHITLELSNVANLPITLWPGMKIGQLCLLRLTSPAEHPYGSAGVGSKYQGQRGPTPSRSYQNFINP, encoded by the coding sequence GTGCTGCTGTCCGATCGCGATATTCGCGCCGAGCTCGACGCCGGCCGCCTCGGCATCGAACCCCTCGACGCCGCCCTCATCCAGCCATCCAGCATCGACGTACGGCTGGACAGCCTGTTCCGGGTGTTCAACAACACCCGCTACACGCATATCGACCCCAAAGAGCGTCAGGACGAGCTGACCAGTCTGGTGGAGCCGGCCGAGGGCGAGCCATTTGTGCTGCACCCCGGTGAGTTCGTACTGGGATCCACATTGGAGGTCTGTTCCCTGCCCGACGACCTGGCGGGCCGGTTGGAAGGCAAGTCCTCGCTGGGACGCCTGGGCCTGCTGACCCATTCCACCGCCGGATTCATCGATCCCGGCTTCTCCGGGCATATCACCCTGGAGCTCTCCAACGTGGCCAACCTGCCCATCACCCTGTGGCCGGGCATGAAGATCGGGCAGCTGTGTCTGCTGCGCCTGACATCGCCGGCCGAGCACCCGTATGGAAGTGCCGGGGTAGGGTCGAAGTACCAGGGGCAGCGCGGTCCGACCCCGTCGCGCTCCTACCAGAACTTCATCAACCCCTAG
- a CDS encoding L,D-transpeptidase family protein, translating into MRPIRLLPLSLVLLAGACGATPVQPVAAVLPAPPPPWFADSVGAARQVVEVQGRGGTKAVIGTWQRKGDAWEPVERDLPSDVGSAGFTDVSSDDNPATPTGVFSLDYAFGTEPSVAHGLDYLQVDADDWWDGDPASPHYNTHQRCAESACTFDTSLSEELDGYPRAIVMGVNKSRVPGAGSAFFVHATDGGPSAGCVTLDDAALVRLIGWLRPGAVIAIRR; encoded by the coding sequence GTGCGCCCGATTCGACTGTTACCGCTGAGCCTTGTGCTCCTTGCCGGGGCCTGCGGTGCGACGCCCGTGCAACCGGTTGCCGCCGTGCTCCCGGCACCGCCGCCACCGTGGTTCGCCGACTCCGTCGGCGCGGCGCGGCAGGTCGTGGAAGTCCAGGGGAGGGGTGGCACCAAGGCCGTCATCGGTACCTGGCAGCGAAAGGGTGATGCCTGGGAACCCGTCGAACGGGACCTGCCCTCCGACGTCGGCTCCGCCGGGTTCACCGACGTTTCCAGTGACGATAATCCGGCCACACCGACAGGAGTGTTCAGCCTCGACTACGCCTTCGGCACCGAGCCATCGGTCGCGCACGGTCTGGACTACCTGCAGGTTGACGCCGACGACTGGTGGGACGGAGATCCTGCCAGCCCTCACTACAACACCCACCAGCGCTGCGCGGAGTCCGCATGCACCTTCGACACGTCTCTGAGTGAAGAACTCGACGGCTACCCGCGCGCCATCGTGATGGGCGTCAACAAATCGCGAGTACCAGGGGCCGGCTCCGCGTTCTTTGTGCACGCGACCGACGGCGGCCCCTCAGCCGGATGCGTGACACTCGACGACGCCGCGCTGGTCCGGCTCATCGGTTGGCTGCGGCCAGGAGCCGTCATCGCCATCAGGCGCTAG
- a CDS encoding L,D-transpeptidase family protein, translating to MVKPLPNLEGFENNIGHDGTVFRLLTLPCAALLALATVLLAAPAGAEPFVPWFAQSVGNATQVIAVNGAGGSNAKIDVFQRNGSQWQTVSTGIPAHVGSAGFIDKAKEGASATPNGVYSLDWAFGTAPPPPSGLRYLQVGPNDWWDGDSNSPTYNTHQQCAKAECPFNTAQSENLPIPQYKHAIVMGVNKDRVPGGGSAFFVHSTDGGPTAGCVSLDDATLVKLIGWLRPGAVIAIKG from the coding sequence GTGGTGAAACCGTTGCCCAACCTTGAAGGATTCGAGAACAACATCGGCCACGATGGAACCGTGTTCCGTCTTCTGACGCTGCCCTGCGCGGCGCTACTAGCCCTGGCTACTGTGCTCCTCGCGGCTCCCGCCGGCGCGGAGCCCTTTGTGCCCTGGTTCGCCCAGTCCGTCGGCAACGCCACTCAGGTGATCGCGGTCAACGGTGCCGGTGGCTCCAACGCCAAGATCGACGTGTTCCAGCGCAACGGCAGCCAATGGCAGACCGTGTCGACGGGGATTCCGGCGCATGTTGGCTCGGCAGGGTTTATCGACAAGGCCAAGGAAGGGGCATCGGCCACCCCCAACGGCGTCTACTCCCTGGACTGGGCCTTTGGCACCGCGCCGCCGCCACCCAGCGGACTGCGCTACCTGCAGGTGGGGCCCAACGACTGGTGGGACGGAGACAGCAACAGCCCCACCTACAACACACACCAGCAGTGCGCCAAGGCCGAGTGCCCGTTCAACACCGCACAGAGTGAGAACCTGCCGATCCCGCAGTACAAGCACGCCATCGTGATGGGCGTGAACAAGGACAGGGTTCCCGGCGGGGGCTCGGCGTTCTTCGTGCACAGCACCGACGGCGGCCCGACCGCGGGCTGTGTGTCGCTGGATGACGCCACGCTGGTCAAACTGATCGGCTGGCTGCGTCCCGGCGCGGTAATAGCCATTAAGGGTTAG
- a CDS encoding alpha/beta fold hydrolase gives MDAELEEWKAAGHYFDYLGFDIFYRVEGSGPPLLLIHGYPFNSWDWALIWPTLVERFTVIAPDMIGMGFSDKPVQYGYSVLDHADMHEALLSYLGIERFHLLTHDLGNSVGQEMLARFEFEQQSRGRVPIDSVTWLNGGLFIEAYRPRIAQTLMSRTPLGDLVSRFQGTPVTRRIMDAAVSEMFGPDTKPSPRLLSLFQQVLEYNDGARVTHQVGRFINDRYDNRSRWVRAMRETAVPMRMIDGPIDPNSGLHMAERYLEVIHDPDVVLLDDNIGHWPQIEAPEAVLTHFLEHIDRITP, from the coding sequence ATGGACGCTGAGCTCGAAGAATGGAAAGCCGCCGGGCACTACTTCGACTACCTGGGATTCGACATCTTCTATCGGGTCGAGGGCAGCGGGCCGCCGCTGCTACTCATTCACGGATACCCGTTCAACTCGTGGGATTGGGCGCTCATCTGGCCCACGCTGGTGGAGCGGTTCACCGTTATCGCGCCGGACATGATCGGCATGGGTTTCTCTGACAAGCCCGTTCAATACGGATACTCGGTGCTCGATCACGCCGATATGCACGAGGCGCTCCTCTCATATCTGGGCATCGAGCGATTTCATCTGCTGACCCATGACCTGGGGAATTCTGTGGGCCAGGAGATGTTGGCGCGCTTCGAGTTCGAGCAGCAGTCACGTGGCCGGGTGCCCATCGATTCGGTGACTTGGCTCAACGGCGGCCTGTTCATCGAGGCCTACCGCCCCCGCATCGCACAAACGCTGATGTCGCGAACACCGTTGGGCGACTTGGTAAGCCGATTCCAGGGCACCCCGGTGACGCGCCGGATCATGGACGCCGCCGTGAGTGAGATGTTCGGCCCGGACACCAAGCCGTCACCGCGATTGTTGTCGCTGTTTCAGCAGGTGCTGGAGTACAACGACGGCGCCCGTGTCACCCACCAGGTGGGCCGCTTCATCAACGACCGCTACGACAACCGCAGCCGGTGGGTGCGGGCCATGCGTGAAACCGCCGTGCCGATGCGCATGATCGACGGGCCGATCGACCCCAATTCCGGATTACACATGGCCGAGCGCTATCTCGAGGTCATTCACGACCCCGATGTGGTGCTGCTCGACGACAACATTGGTCACTGGCCGCAGATCGAGGCACCCGAGGCGGTGCTCACGCACTTCCTCGAGCACATCGACAGGATTACGCCTTAG
- a CDS encoding MmpS family transport accessory protein has translation MTVRQLLTASAMACACALSFPAAAHADDKTVTYEVVSTTVSTANVQYWDGTEMQPADGVTLPWKVDATVGDISRGAKTPNHAEVKANWSASADPDSAVTVRIYLNDKVVCQSVTGTGETDCNYATFSTYLDTAPPKA, from the coding sequence ATGACCGTCCGTCAACTACTTACCGCGTCTGCCATGGCCTGTGCCTGCGCGCTCAGCTTCCCGGCGGCGGCGCACGCGGATGACAAGACGGTGACCTACGAGGTGGTCTCGACCACCGTCTCCACGGCCAACGTCCAGTACTGGGACGGCACCGAGATGCAGCCCGCCGACGGCGTCACCCTGCCGTGGAAGGTCGACGCGACCGTCGGCGATATTTCCCGCGGCGCCAAGACCCCCAATCACGCTGAGGTCAAGGCCAACTGGTCTGCTTCCGCCGACCCCGACTCCGCGGTGACGGTGCGCATCTACCTCAACGACAAGGTGGTCTGTCAGAGCGTCACCGGTACCGGTGAGACGGACTGCAACTACGCGACCTTCTCGACCTACCTGGATACCGCCCCGCCTAAGGCGTAA
- a CDS encoding DoxX family protein translates to MPEATSARTLEQTPTHPEYGVMSSQGDTGPRDPVGDDSTGPGWGAAALIGFRFGTCYFGAFGLVVAVGLIPVVLKGAGVDGPWSVIREIFHAARGPIAWIGEHLLGLRVQSAQVGSDSAFQWTALFCIACLALVATAIWTVLDRDRRRYDRLQPWVWAVLRLVLAAAMFYFGMAKVIPTQMPFVLNRLVEPYGNFSPTGVLWAQVGISPAYQMVLGLAEVFGGLLLLLPRTTAAGALVCVVDLTQVFLLNMTYDIRLKTVSSQLLLLSLFLLAPYARRLLTAFFTDRAVPAAATTQLFTRPRANRIALIAQVCLGVALLAAFGAQGWQQFTRPTPNLYGIWQVETFSAEGYSRDPLLTDKIRWRRVIFDRPFHVSAPVMVTVQRMDDSFEVYGGTIDPRRHFIDLSHRIELGTYKETPTRIRLTYWWPGQPDQMIVDGDDYAGHKIHLRVTRMDPASFPLVERGFNWVQEMPYNR, encoded by the coding sequence GTGCCCGAGGCCACTTCCGCCCGAACGCTTGAGCAAACCCCGACGCATCCGGAGTATGGGGTGATGAGCAGTCAGGGGGACACCGGCCCGCGCGACCCGGTCGGCGACGACAGCACCGGGCCGGGTTGGGGTGCCGCGGCGCTTATCGGTTTTCGCTTCGGTACCTGCTATTTCGGGGCGTTCGGTCTGGTGGTGGCGGTCGGCCTCATTCCCGTCGTCCTGAAGGGCGCAGGCGTCGACGGGCCGTGGTCGGTCATCCGCGAAATTTTCCACGCCGCACGGGGGCCGATCGCATGGATTGGCGAACATCTACTGGGCCTTCGCGTGCAGAGCGCCCAGGTCGGCAGCGACAGCGCCTTTCAGTGGACGGCACTGTTCTGCATCGCGTGCCTGGCGCTTGTGGCGACGGCCATCTGGACGGTGCTGGACCGGGACCGCCGGCGCTATGACCGCTTACAGCCGTGGGTGTGGGCAGTGCTGCGGCTGGTGCTCGCCGCGGCCATGTTCTATTTCGGAATGGCGAAGGTCATCCCGACGCAGATGCCTTTCGTGCTGAACCGCCTGGTCGAGCCGTACGGGAATTTCAGCCCCACCGGTGTGCTGTGGGCGCAGGTCGGGATATCACCGGCGTATCAGATGGTTCTTGGTCTGGCCGAGGTCTTCGGTGGTCTGCTTCTGTTGCTGCCCCGCACCACGGCGGCCGGGGCGCTGGTGTGCGTCGTGGACTTGACGCAGGTCTTCCTGCTCAACATGACCTACGACATCCGGCTGAAAACCGTTTCCTCCCAATTGTTGCTGTTGAGCCTGTTTCTGTTGGCCCCCTACGCGCGACGGTTGTTGACGGCGTTCTTCACCGATCGTGCGGTGCCTGCGGCCGCCACCACGCAGCTGTTCACAAGGCCCCGGGCCAACCGGATCGCGCTGATCGCGCAGGTGTGTCTGGGCGTGGCGTTGCTCGCCGCATTCGGCGCGCAGGGCTGGCAGCAATTCACCAGACCCACGCCCAATCTGTACGGCATCTGGCAGGTGGAGACCTTCTCGGCCGAGGGCTATTCGCGTGACCCGTTGTTGACCGACAAAATCCGTTGGCGCAGAGTGATATTCGACAGGCCATTCCATGTATCCGCCCCGGTGATGGTGACGGTGCAGCGCATGGACGATTCCTTCGAGGTGTACGGCGGCACCATCGACCCGCGTAGACACTTCATCGATCTGAGTCATCGAATTGAACTGGGCACCTACAAGGAGACCCCGACTCGAATCAGGCTCACGTATTGGTGGCCCGGGCAACCGGATCAGATGATTGTCGACGGTGACGACTACGCCGGGCATAAGATTCATCTGCGCGTCACCAGGATGGATCCGGCCTCGTTCCCGCTCGTGGAGCGCGGGTTCAACTGGGTGCAGGAGATGCCCTACAACCGGTGA
- a CDS encoding glycoside hydrolase family 27 protein produces MSRGRRALILIMLAVIGIVATVSSVHIFRRQPQPGPAIAGLASTPPLGWNSWNVFGCNIDEQRIERTAQAMVSSGMRDAGYRYVVVDDCWFDPRRNASGELRANPARFPHGMKAVADFVHARGLLFGIYASPGEATCAQNGGSYPGRTGSRGHEIQDAQTFARWGVDYVKYDWCGPPADVDELVDSFTIMRDALRATGRPILYSINPNSGTVIPPSRYDSFTGVATMTRVSQDLVPAWGAIDAYDTSLGVVDALANAAGPGFRCTPQPGFFCDYDMLVAGAPQVAGIDLPPLNTAESRAQLALWAEWGSPLIAGNDLTHMPEDIRALLINRDLLAIDQDSLRASATALAGSGGTIWTRPLGDGSTAIVIVNRDDVAQPFRAAFSALGLPKARRFDVLDVFSGQRSVQQLTYRTSLAAHDARLLRVRAIGDQ; encoded by the coding sequence GTGAGCCGTGGCCGCCGTGCACTGATCCTGATCATGCTTGCGGTGATCGGCATCGTGGCAACGGTGTCGTCCGTTCACATTTTCCGCCGCCAGCCACAGCCCGGCCCGGCCATTGCCGGACTGGCATCGACTCCCCCACTGGGGTGGAATTCATGGAATGTGTTCGGCTGCAATATTGATGAGCAGCGCATCGAGCGGACGGCGCAGGCCATGGTGTCGTCGGGAATGCGCGATGCCGGATATCGGTATGTGGTGGTCGACGACTGCTGGTTCGATCCGCGACGCAACGCGTCGGGGGAACTGCGCGCGAACCCCGCCCGTTTTCCTCACGGCATGAAGGCAGTGGCCGACTTCGTGCACGCACGCGGTCTGTTGTTCGGCATCTACGCCAGCCCCGGCGAGGCTACCTGCGCGCAGAACGGCGGTTCGTACCCGGGCCGCACGGGCAGCCGGGGACACGAGATCCAGGATGCCCAGACCTTCGCACGGTGGGGCGTGGATTACGTGAAGTACGACTGGTGCGGACCACCCGCCGACGTCGACGAACTGGTCGACAGCTTCACCATCATGCGGGATGCGTTGCGCGCCACCGGCAGACCGATCCTCTACAGCATCAACCCGAACAGCGGCACCGTCATCCCGCCCAGCCGGTACGACAGCTTCACCGGGGTAGCCACCATGACTCGGGTGAGTCAAGACCTGGTACCGGCATGGGGTGCCATCGACGCCTACGACACCAGCCTTGGCGTCGTCGACGCGTTGGCCAACGCAGCAGGGCCCGGGTTCCGTTGCACACCGCAGCCGGGCTTCTTCTGCGATTACGACATGCTGGTCGCCGGGGCGCCACAGGTCGCGGGAATTGATCTGCCGCCGCTCAATACGGCCGAATCACGAGCACAGCTCGCCCTGTGGGCGGAATGGGGATCGCCTCTGATCGCGGGCAACGACCTGACACACATGCCCGAGGACATCCGTGCGCTGCTGATCAATCGGGATCTGCTTGCCATTGATCAAGATTCGCTGCGCGCGTCCGCGACAGCACTGGCGGGCAGCGGCGGAACCATTTGGACCCGGCCACTTGGCGATGGATCCACGGCGATCGTGATTGTGAACCGCGACGATGTCGCACAGCCTTTCCGGGCTGCGTTCAGCGCGCTGGGGCTGCCCAAAGCCCGGCGGTTCGACGTCCTCGACGTGTTCTCGGGACAACGGTCGGTGCAGCAGCTGACGTATCGCACCAGCCTGGCGGCACACGATGCCAGGCTGCTGCGAGTACGGGCGATCGGCGACCAATAA
- a CDS encoding formylglycine-generating enzyme family protein encodes METAAVTLTELVELPGGSFPMGCNVFYPEEMPERVSSVEPFAIERHPVTNAQFAEFVTQTGYVTVAERAPDPDMYPGASPDDLVPGAMTFRTTAGPVDLHDWQQWWDWVPGAYWRHPFGPGSDIDGAAEHPVVQVAYTDAAAYARWAGRRLPTEAEWEYAARGGSGTVYAWGDEVAPEGRLMANTWQGRFPYRNDGALGWHGTSPVGTFPANDFGLLDMIGNVWEWTSTRFQHGAGAPKSCCSPSDNPDPSVIQVLKGGSHLCAPEYCHRYRPAARSPQSQDSATTHIGFRCVENLG; translated from the coding sequence ATGGAGACAGCGGCGGTGACACTGACCGAACTGGTGGAATTGCCAGGTGGGTCGTTTCCCATGGGCTGCAATGTCTTCTACCCTGAGGAGATGCCGGAGCGTGTCTCGTCGGTGGAGCCCTTCGCTATTGAACGACATCCCGTAACCAATGCCCAGTTCGCCGAATTCGTCACACAGACCGGTTATGTGACCGTCGCCGAAAGGGCCCCCGACCCGGACATGTACCCCGGCGCCTCACCCGACGATCTGGTTCCCGGTGCCATGACGTTCCGGACGACGGCGGGGCCGGTGGACCTTCACGATTGGCAACAGTGGTGGGACTGGGTGCCGGGCGCCTACTGGCGGCACCCCTTTGGGCCAGGAAGTGATATCGACGGCGCGGCCGAACATCCGGTGGTGCAGGTCGCCTATACCGACGCTGCCGCGTATGCCCGCTGGGCAGGAAGGCGACTGCCCACCGAGGCCGAATGGGAGTACGCCGCCCGCGGCGGGAGTGGCACCGTCTACGCCTGGGGCGACGAGGTGGCGCCCGAGGGCCGGCTGATGGCCAACACCTGGCAGGGCAGGTTTCCGTATCGCAATGACGGCGCCCTAGGGTGGCACGGCACCTCTCCCGTCGGCACGTTTCCCGCCAACGATTTTGGCCTGCTGGACATGATCGGCAATGTCTGGGAATGGACCTCAACGCGATTTCAGCACGGAGCCGGCGCACCTAAGTCGTGTTGCAGCCCTTCGGATAACCCGGATCCCTCGGTGATCCAGGTACTCAAGGGCGGATCGCATCTGTGCGCACCCGAGTACTGCCATCGCTATCGTCCTGCGGCGCGCTCACCGCAGTCTCAGGACAGTGCGACCACCCATATCGGATTTCGGTGCGTGGAAAATCTGGGGTAG
- a CDS encoding transglutaminase-like domain-containing protein → MKRDIRAQLDVDILEPSTLEFQVAVSPLTGAEVSEELSLELNGRRVEAQEVAGEHGNRIHRLPAERGNLKVSYTATILGQADEVPVEAADLSTYLRPSRYAEADKFFGFAAAEFGEHTDPAVLLEKVSSWVGARLTYSPGSSDPIDGAVDTLLSGAGVCRDYAHLVVALLRAVKVPARLVAVYAPGCDPMDFHAVAEAVVDNRWRVVDATCLAPRQTMVRITTGRDAADTAFLDNHGGQIVLNESIVAAVVDGELPEDHIDHLVSMR, encoded by the coding sequence ATGAAACGTGATATTCGAGCCCAACTCGATGTGGACATCTTGGAGCCATCCACATTGGAGTTTCAGGTCGCTGTGTCGCCGCTAACCGGCGCCGAAGTGTCGGAAGAACTGTCGCTGGAGCTGAACGGACGGCGGGTCGAGGCCCAGGAGGTCGCGGGCGAGCACGGAAATCGCATCCACCGCCTGCCTGCCGAGCGCGGCAACCTCAAAGTCTCTTACACCGCAACCATTCTTGGCCAAGCCGACGAAGTGCCCGTCGAGGCCGCGGACCTGTCGACGTACCTGCGCCCGAGCCGCTATGCCGAGGCCGACAAATTCTTCGGCTTCGCGGCAGCCGAATTCGGCGAACACACCGACCCTGCTGTGCTGCTGGAGAAGGTGTCATCCTGGGTCGGCGCCCGGCTGACCTACTCGCCGGGGTCCAGCGACCCCATTGATGGCGCCGTAGACACCCTGCTCTCGGGGGCCGGAGTCTGCCGCGACTACGCGCACCTGGTGGTGGCGCTGCTTCGCGCCGTCAAAGTGCCGGCCCGACTTGTCGCGGTCTATGCGCCGGGCTGCGATCCCATGGACTTTCACGCTGTGGCCGAGGCCGTCGTCGACAACCGTTGGCGAGTGGTGGACGCAACCTGCCTGGCACCGCGCCAAACAATGGTCCGCATCACCACCGGACGTGATGCCGCCGACACCGCTTTCCTGGATAACCATGGCGGGCAGATCGTGTTGAACGAATCCATCGTCGCTGCCGTGGTCGACGGTGAACTACCCGAGGACCACATCGACCACCTGGTTTCGATGCGATGA